One Triticum dicoccoides isolate Atlit2015 ecotype Zavitan chromosome 4B, WEW_v2.0, whole genome shotgun sequence genomic window carries:
- the LOC119292196 gene encoding F-box protein At5g07610-like, whose protein sequence is MEMEEADKGEVFERNNKSRLDSHPGAAAGTACRLTDDLILEILSRIPARSLHRFKCVSVRWRDLIADPANRKKLPQTLAGFLYTATAGRNRHHFASVSRGAAPFDPSLPYLQPSKYKDMAQVDACNGLLLYLSSSKNMVNPWALAEDDFRFVVCNPATGRWVELPPQPQAPADRFRYNCMASLAFDPAVSSHFHVFCFEETTVETYMTGVNVYSSRTGAWSRGDGGIVEKVALFFYSKGVFVGGMMYVIGNPKGISNEHVLLGIDMQGKVRRTIPMPYGRRFGTIGSSQGCLLYAVSSVDDNNKILYSEIELWCLKDCDSKELVLKHTASIDELMSMTGEKYRVVGIHPDCDTIFLVSHGGDTLVGYDMQHQKVGCIINLEKNTQRFLPYVPLFSESLADGDGW, encoded by the coding sequence ATGGAGATGGAGGAGGCGGATAAAGGGGAGGTCTTCGAGAGGAACAACAAGTCGAGGCTGGATAGCCatccgggggcggcggcggggacggcctGCCGGCTCACGGACGACCTCATCCTGGAGATCCTCTCCCGCATCCCGGCCAGATCCCTCCACCGCTTCAAGTGCGTCTCCGTGCGCTGGCGCGACCTCATCGCCGACCCCGCCAACCGCAAGAAGCTGCCCCAGACCCTCGCCGGCTTCCTCTACACGGCCACCGCCGGCCGGAATCGCCACCACTTCGCCAGCGTCTCCCGCGGCGCAGCCCCGTTCGACCCTTCCCTCCCTTACCTGCAGCCTAGCAAGTACAAGGACATGGCTCAGGTGGACGCCTGCAATGGCCTCCTTCTCTACCTAAGCTCCAGCAAGAACATGGTGAACCCTTGGGCTTTGGCAGAGGACGATTTCCGTTTTGTTGTGTGCAATCCGGCCACTGGGAGGTGGGTGGAGCTGCCCCCTCAACCGCAGGCGCCGGCAGACAGATTTAGATATAACTGTATGGCAAGCCTAGCTTTTGATCCGGcagtctcgtcccatttccacgttTTTTGTTTTGAGGAGACCACTGTGGAAACGTACATGACAGGAGTGAACGTCTACTCGTCGCGAACAGGAGCCTGGAGTCGCGGAGATGGTGGGATTGTTGAGAAAGTGGCGCTGTTCTTCTATAGTAAGGGTGTCTTTGTCGGCGGTATGATGTACGTGATTGGCAACCCGAAGGGCATCAGCAACGAGCATGTGCTCCTGGGGATTGACATGCAAGGTAAAGTGCGGAGGACTATCCCTATGCCGTACGGTCGAAGATTTGGTACGATTGGATCGTCGCAGGGGTGCTTACTCTATGCTGTATCTTCCGTCGATGATAACAATAAAATCCTATATTCTGAGATAGAACTCTGGTGCCTCAAGGATTGTGACAGTAAAGAATTGGTTCTGAAGCATACTGCCAGCATCGATGAGCTTATGAGCATGACTGGGGAGAAGTACAGGGTGGTTGGGATTCATCCAGATTGCGACACCATTTTCCTGGTTTCACATGGAGGTGATACCTTGGTAGGGTACGATATGCAACATCAGAAAGTTGGTTGTATCATTAATCTTGAGAAGAATACACAACGATTTCTACCTTATGTTCCTCTGTTCTCAGAGTCATTAGCAGATGGAGATGGGTGGTAG